ACCAGCCGGCGCAGTTTCCTATATTATCTCGGTCTGGTCTGGTTAGCCAAACGGCTGGGCCGCCGGGTCGTTATCCTGGCCCAGGGTTTTGGCCCGCTGCGCGGACGGCTTAACCGCTTCCTGGCCAGGTTGGTCCTGGACCGGGTTGACCTGATCACCTTGCGCGATGACGAGTCGCGCCAGGAATTGAAACGGCTGGGCGTTTGCCGCCCGGAGATCGTCGTGACTGCCGATCCGACCCTGCTCGACACTCTGCCGCCGCTGGCCGAAGGGCGGAAGATCCTGGCGCTGGAAGGGGTGCCGGCCGGCGTGCCGCTGGTCGGGCTTGCCTTGCGCGGGTTGAAAGGCCAATCAGAGCTGGAAAACAGGCTGGCCCAAGAGATCGCGGCGGAACTGAACGGATCACCGCGCCGCCAGCCGGTTTTTCTGCTTTTCCAGTGTCCCGAGGATATGGGGATGACCCGCAAGGTCGTCGACCGTCTGACCGTTCCCTACCACGTCATTTACCGTCTCTGCCGGCCGGAAGAGATGCTCGCCATGTTCCCGCATTTTGA
The sequence above is drawn from the Bacteroidales bacterium genome and encodes:
- the csaB gene encoding polysaccharide pyruvyl transferase CsaB; translation: MKILISGYYGFGNVGDEAVLQAVLNELTSRVPDAEVCVLSAAPQLTAELNRVRAIPRYALFRIIREIRQADIFVSGGGTLFQDATSRRSFLYYLGLVWLAKRLGRRVVILAQGFGPLRGRLNRFLARLVLDRVDLITLRDDESRQELKRLGVCRPEIVVTADPTLLDTLPPLAEGRKILALEGVPAGVPLVGLALRGLKGQSELENRLAQEIAAELNGSPRRQPVFLLFQCPEDMGMTRKVVDRLTVPYHVIYRLCRPEEMLAMFPHFDLVVAMRLHAVIFATLAKVNCLALSYDPKVSSFARLVEQPCVEVSAGEELTDRLAELLLRPLDRRLELELHCRRLCDQARRSFDLMLEKGYHLDRGGAKR